Genomic DNA from Gemmatimonadaceae bacterium:
GGCCGGGAACTGCGCGAGGATCCGGCGATCGTCGAGGCGCTGCACGCACTGTGGGCCTCGCGCGGACGGGGCGGACAGCTCCCGCCGTCCAACCTGCAGCAGGCGCTCGTGCCCTATGGCGCCGAGGTGCTCCACAATGCGCAGGGCACCGCGCCGGGCCTGAAGCTCACCGATGCTGCGGGGCGATGGGTGATCATGCTGCCCGGCGTCCCGCGCGAGCTGCGGCACATGACCACCACGCACATCGTGCCCTGGCTCGCCGCGCGCGGCACAGGCACCGTGCTGCGCTCGCGCACCGTGCGCACCACCAGCATCTCGGAGAGTGCGCTGGCCGAGAAGCTCGGCCCGCTGCGCCGCGAGGTGGAGGGACTGCCGCTGGCGTTCCTGCCCGGCCACGATGGCGTGGAGCTGCGGGTCACTGCGCGCGGGCTCGCAGCCGACGAGGCGGCGCAGCGCCTGGATGCCGCGGTGGCGTCCATCCGCGAGATGGTCGGCGTCCATGCCTACGCCACCGACGGCATGCCGATGGCGAAGGTCGTGCTCGACCTCTGCGAGGCGCATGGGGACACGATCGCGGTGGCTGAGAGCTGCACCGGCGGGCTGCTCGGGGCCCGGCTGACCGAGATTCCCGGATCCAGCCGGGTGGTGCTCGGTGGCGTGATCGCGTACTCGAACCAGGTGAAGGAGCAGGAGCTGCTGGTGTCGGCCGAGGACATCGACGTGCATGGCGCCGTGAGCGAGCCGGTGGCGATCCAGATGGCGCGCGGCGCGCGCGGGGTGACCGGTGCCACGATCGGTGTCGGCATCACGGGCGTCGCGGGCCCGGACGGCGGCACGGCCGACAAGCCCGTGGGGACGGTCTGGATCGCGATCGACGTGCGTGGGGAGGTCATGACGAACCGGGCCGTCTACATCGGGGACCGCGCTGAGGTCCGGCACCGGGCGAGTCAGGCCGCCATGGACCTCGTGCGGCGGGCGTTGCTGGCGGCGGGGTGAGCCGCCGGGGGCACGGGGTTCAAGGGGACGGGGATCTTGAACGGGAGCCCGTTCAAGGGGACGGGGATCCCGCGTTCAAGGGGACGGGGATCTTGAGCGGGAGCCCTTCAAGGGGACGGGGATCTCGAGTTCAAGGGGACGGGGATCTTGAACGGGAGCCCGTTCAAGGGGACGGGGATCTCGAGTTCAAGGGGACGGGGATCTTGAACGGGGGCCCGTTCAACGGGACGGGGATCGTGACCCGGGCCCGCTCCTCCGCCGCTCGCACCGATGTGCCTCGGCGCCGAATGACACATCGCGAACCGGGCTGCGTACATTTGACAGCCCGGCACCGCCGGCGCTCCCCCGTCCTGCCAGAGCGGCAGGGTCTGGCGGAACGCCGGTTGCACTGAGTGGGATCACACTCGCCAGAGCCTGCCTGCGCCGACCGTCGCGCGCCTGACCCTTAGGAGTCTCCTGATGGAAGAACACACCGCCGCCTCCGAGCCGATGCACGACGGGCTGACCGACCACTCCGCCGTCGAGACGCCCCTCCAGGCGGCCGAGATCGAGGCGCTGCGGGCGCAACTCGACACCGCCAATGACAAGTACCTGCGCCTGGCGGCCGAGTACGACAACTACCGCAAGCGGACGATGAAGGAGCGGATGGACGAGCGGGGCCGCGCCCAGGCCGACCTGGTCAAGCTCCTCATGGATCCGCTCGACGACCTCACGCGCTTCGCCAACGTCGACGTCACCAGCGCCAACGTGCCGATGATGGTCGAGGGCGCCGCCCTCGTCGCGCGCAAGGTCTTCAAGGAACTCAACGCCGGCGGCCTGACGGTCATCGACCCCGCCGACCAGGCCTTCGACCCGGCGATGCACGAGGCCGTCACCACCCAGCCCGCCGCCTCGCCCGAGCAGGACCACACCGTCGGCGCCGTCTACCAGGTGGGCTACATGTACAACGGCATGCTGCTCCGCCCGGCGCGCGTCGTCGTGCGGCAGTGGAACGGCTGAGCCGCCGCACCAGCGTGTCCACCCCTTCGCGCTGACGCGCGCCCATGGCCGCCCCGAACTCCGACTTCTACGCCACCCTCGGCGTCTCGTCCACCGCCACCGGCGACGAGATCAAGAAGCAGTACCGCCGCCTGGCGAAAAAGTATCATCCGGACTCCAACAAGTCCGACCCCAAGGCGGCCGAGCGCTTCAAGGAGATCTCCGAGGCGTACACCGTCCTCGGCGACGACGCGAAGCGCAAGCAGTACGACGACATGCGGAAGTACGGCGCGGCGTCGAGCTTCACCGATGCCTGGCGCAACGCCTCGTCCAGTGCGCGCCGTGATCCCGGCGCGGGCTACTCCAGCCAGCCCGGCGCGCAGCAGGGACAGCAGCGCTACGAGGACTTCGACATCGGCGGCATCGGTGGCCTGGGTGACCTGTTCGGCAGCGTCTTCGGCACCCGCAAGGGCCCGCGCGCACCGGAACGGGGACGGGACGTGGAGCTCACCGTCGAGATCCCGTTCCGCACCGCGGCCACAGGCGGCAAGGTGCCGGTGGAGCTGGACCTGGTCGAGGAATGCCCCGCCTGCAAGGGCAACGGGGCCGCGCCGGGCGCACAGGTCAAGATCTGCGACGAGTGCAAGGGGCGCGGCACCGTGAGTTTCGGACAGGGTGGCTTCGCCGTGCAGCGGCCGTGCCCTGCCTGCCTTGGCCGTGGCACCATCCCGAGCGAGAAGTGTGGGAGCTGCAACGGCGCCGGCCAGGTCCGCTCGCGTCGCAAGGTGAACATCACCGTGCCCGGCGGCGCCGAGAACGGCACCCGCGTCCGCCTCAAGGAACAGGGGGCGCGCGGCCAGGCCGGCGCGCCGACGGGTGACCTGATCATCACCTTCCAGGTCCTGCCCGACCGCAGCTACACGCGCGAGGGCCTCGACCTGGTCCTCGGCGTGCCGATCAACATCGCGCAGGCCACGCTCGGCTCGAAGATCCAGCTCAAGACGCTGCACGGCACCAAGGTCGCCCTGCGCATCCCCGGCGGCACGCCGAGTGGCAAGCGGTTCCGCGTGCGTGGGCAGGGGATCGAGAAGGAAGGGAAGCGCGGCGACCTGCTCGTGGACGTGGCGATCACCGTCCCCGAGACGCTGACCGAGGAGCAGGAGAAGCTGATGCGCGAGTTTGCCGAAGCCGGTGGGCTGAAGTTCTGAGCCGGAGCGACACCCCGTCGGCGTGGCAGGCGCACGCGGCTGCGATCGAGGCGTTCGCACACGAGACCGGCCTGCGGGCCGACGCCGCGCACGATGCGGCGCACTTGGCACGTGTGGTCGCCATGGCGCGGTCCATCGCCACCGAGGAGGGCGCCGACCTCGATGTCGTGATGCCCGCGGCGTGGCTGCATGACTGCGTGCACGTCGCCGTCACCTCGCCCGATCGGCCGCGCGCGTCGGTGATGGCGGGAGACATGGCCGTCACCTTCCTTCGCGACATCGGCTACGGTGACGTCGCGCTGCTGAACCGTGTGCACCATGCGATCGCGGCGCACAGCTTCAGCGCGCGGATCGCACCACTCACCGCCGAGGCGCGGGTGGTGCAGGACGCTGACCGGCTCGATGCCATCGGCGCGATCGGCATCGCACGCTGCCTGATGCTGGGTGGGCAGATGGGCCGCGTGTTGTATGACCCGGCCGACCCGTTCGCCGAGCACCGCGTGGCGAGTGATGCCGTGTCGAGCCTCGACCATTTCTACACCAAGCTGCTCACGCTCGCAGGCACGATGCAGACGGCGTCCGGCCGGCGCGAGGCGGACCGGCGCACGGCCGTCATGCAGCAGTGGCTGGACGCGTTGCGCCGCGAGATCTGACTGCGACGGCGCCGTGGCCGGCGGACGGCCGCGTCAGCGCACGTTGAAGACGTACTTCTCGAGCTGCTCGATCTGCGCCTCGGCTGCGGTGACCTCGAAGGCGAGGATGTCGCCCGAGGTGACCATGCCGACCAGCCCGCCTTCATGGAGCACCGGGAGGTGCCGGATGCGCCGGACGCTCATCATGGCGCGGCATTCCGGGATCTGCATGTCGGCCGTGATCGTCAGGCATTCGGTGGTCATCACGTCACCCACCAGCGTCGAGGCCGGATCGCGCTGGGCCGCCACCACGCGACGCATGATGTCGCGCTCGGTGAAGATGCCGGCGAGCCGGTCACCGTCCATCACCACCACGCCGCCGATCCCCCGTTCGTTCATCAGGTTGGCGGCGTCGAGCACGGTGTTGGCCGGCGTGACGGAGACGACCCCGGTGCCTTTCCTCGCGAGCAGATCCCGAACGATGGGCATGCCAAGTCCTCGTGAGCGAGTGAGGGGGGAGCATACCCGCGGGTACGGCGGGCCGCCATAGCCAGAACCGGGGAGGGCGCGAACATGAGAGGGCGCACACGGGTGCCGGCCGAGCCGGCCGCGACCGGGGCGTCGCGGTGTTCACCGGCCAGGACGGCTGGTTGACCGCCGCGAGAAGGCCGCGGCAGGCATCGTGGCTCGCCGGCACCAGATTCCGTTGATGGCGACAATTCCCCCTGTGCAGGCGGCGCGACCGTCCGTCCGCTTCGTGGTCGTGGTGGCCGTCATGGTGTGCACGGCCTACCTCTCGGTGTTCACCGCCGACGCGCACCAGGTCACCGTGAGCATCGTCCTCGATGCCGTGGCCAACACGCTGGCGCTCGCACTGGTGGCGCTGGGTGTGCGCTGGTTCACGGATCGGGTGCCGTGGTCACGGGCGGGTGCGTGGTGGTTCCTGCCCGTGCATGTTCTCGCGGCCCTCGCGGCCGCGCAGCTCTCCGTCTGGGCCACCGCGACCGCGCTCGGCCTCGCCACCTGGGTGCAGACGTCGCAGTTCACGCCCACCTGGCTCGGCGGGCGCGGGCTGCACTGGCAGTTGTTCACCGTGGTGTTCGGCTACGCCGCCGTGGCGGGGAGCTGCTATGCGCTGCAGGTGGCGGCTGACGCGCATGACGCCCGAAGCCTGCGACAGGAGGCGGAACTGGCCCGCCTGCGCGCACGCCTCGATCCGCACGTGCTCCTGAACACGCTGCATTCGCTGGTCGAACTGCTGCGCAGTGACGATGCGGCGGCCGAGGAGGCGATCGAGCGGTTCGGGCGCGTGGTGCGCTACGTGAGTGCGCCGCGCGACGCGGCCGGTGACCTCGTGCCGCTGCAGGACGAGTGGTCGCACCTCGAAGACTACCTGCACCTCGAGCAGCTGCGACTCGGTGACCGGCTGCAGGTCGTGCTGCGGCTCGACGACGCGGTGTCCGGCGTGCGGATTCCCGCCGGCTCGCTGCAACCGCTGGTGGAGAACGCCATCGTCCACGGGATCGGGCCGCGTCCCGGCCCTGGATGTGTGTCGGTGCATGCGACGCAGGACGGCCGCGACCTGCGCATCACGGTGGCCGACGACGGGGTGGGCACGACGGTCCCCGCGACGCCGGGATCGGGGAGCGGCCTGTCGCTGGTGCAGGCGCGGTTGCGGGCGTACTTCGGCACGCTCGGCAGCCTGCGCTGGGGGCCGGCCGCGGGTGGGCTGGGGTGGCAGGTGTCGCTGCGCTTGCCGGTCACGACGACATGACGGCCGACGTGTTGCGTGTGGCGATCGCCGAGGACGAGCCGCTGGCGCGACGCGCCCTGCGCCGGATGCTGCAGGAGGATCCCGCCGTCACACTGGTGGCGGAAGTGCACGACGTGCCGGCGCTTGCGGCGCTGCTGCGGACGACGCCGGCACTCGACGTGTTGTTCGCGGACGTCCGCATGCCTGGCGGGACGGTGTTCGACTGCCTGCCGCTGCTTTCGCCCGACATCCTCGTGGTGTTCACGACGGCGCACGCGGAGCATGCGGCAACCGCGTTCGACCTCGATGCGGTGGACTACCTGCGCAAGCCCTTCGGGGCACGGCGCGTGCACGAGGCGCTCGAGCGGATCCGGCGGCGGCGCCAGTCGATACCGGCGCGCACCGAGGCGGGTGGACACCTGCTCGTGCGCGTGGGTGTGCGTGACGTGCCGGTGCGGCTGGCGAGTGTGTGGCGCTTCGAGGGGGCGGATGACTGTGTGCGCGTGGTGACGGCCGATCGCACCTTGCTGCATTCGACCACGCTGCACGAACTCGAGCGCGCGCTGGCGTCGGAGGGTTTCCTGCGTATCCACCGCCGGCACCTCGTGAACACCGGCGCGATCCGGGCGCTGGTGCCGCACGATGCGCACCGGCTCGCAATTGAACTGCCCAACGGCAAGCGTGTCGTCGCCAGCCGTCGTGGCACGGCAGTGCTGCGCGCGTGGTCGCGCAGTGCGGCGGGCCGTGGCGGCGCGGATCAGCCGGGTGGTGGTGCCGGTGGCACGCGTAGTTGAACGCCCTGCTTGAAACGTTCCTGGATGTCCAGCAGGCATGACTCGCGTGCCAGGGGATTGCAGCCGAGGATCAGGAAGCTCGCCTCGTAGCCCGGGCGCAGCACACCGATGCGCCGGCCGGGGAAGATGGCCTGCGGCGTGGTCACGGCGCGCAGCCGGAGCAGGCTCGCCGCGTCGCCTCGCAGCACCTCGTTCAACGCCGTCGCGTCACGCACGATGATGTCGGCGTCGGAGTACGTGTCGGACCCGGTGATGAGCCGCGCCCCGAAGCGCTGCAGCAGGCGGATGTTCGCCTCGAACACCGTGCGCACGCGCCGTTGCGCTGCCGTGTCGCGCGCGCCGCCGCGGGCGAGCCCGATGGTGGTCACGACAGGGATGCCTGAACGGCCGATGCGGCGGGCCAGCGCCTCCGAGAGCCGGTAGCGATCGAGCGTGCTGTCCGCCGCGCTGCCCGCGCCGTAGCCCGGCACGTGTGCGAGTCCGTCGATGCCGCCGTCCATCGCGAGCTGCGCATCGTACGCCGTCTCGACGTGGGCCCAGACCCGGCGCCCCATGGCGTGGGCGGAATCGACCAGCGGGCGCACGACTTCGGTGGCGAGGCCGTAGCTGCCCGCTGCGGTGGAGTCGGTGGCGATGGTGCGACGATGTTCGGTGTCGAGCAGCATCAGCTTGAGGATCGGCACCGTGTCGCGTCGCAGCCGTCGCACGAGCGCCGGCAACTGCGGCAGGCTGTCGAGGGTGAGGTAGACGTCACCTTCCCGCGCGCGGCTCCGCGCCGCCTGCAGCCGCTGGGCCGGCTCGGCCGGGAAGGGCATGCGGAAGAGACCGAGCGATTCGTAGAGCAGCTGCGGGTGCCCGCCGTACGCGGTGATGGGCGTATTCGCGAACACCGCATCCAGACCGGCCGGCGTGTTCACCTCGGCCAGGATCTCGCGTCGTCCGGCGCGGCTGTTGCCAAGCACCTGCACGTAGAAGACGCCACCACGGAGGTACATGTCGCGGATGGTGGCGAAGTTGAAGCGGGCGTCTGGGCTGTGCGTGTGCGCGTCAGCGTAGGGCGGCACCACGAAGCGGCCCTGCATGGGGACGACGCTGTCGGCGGGCTGTCGGGGTCGGGTGACGAACAGTCCGTTGCGGACGAAGCGGGAGCCTGTGGTGAACGTCACACCGTCGAACCAGCGGGCGTTGCGGTATTCGGTGGTGCGGGTGGTGCGGGTGGTGTCAGGTGCGGCCTGCGCGCCGGCGGGGAGTGCCGGGAGGGCCGGGAGGGCCAGGAGGGCGAGCAGCAGGAGCAGTCGCAGGCGCAGGCGCAGGCGTCGGGCGAGGGTGTGCGAGGGCATGCCGGAAGCTGGACGCGCGCGCGGTCCGGCGCCGGTGGGGGCGGTGGCCGGCGCCGGTCAGGGGGCCAGTTGGTCCGGTGGGTGGGCATCGCATTGGACCATCTCTGGCCCCATGACGCGCGTGCAGACCGCACTGACTCAACGGAACGTGACGGAATGTGTATGGCTGTTCGCCAGTGACGACGTCACGACGGTGCGGGTGCCCGCCTTGATCGCCATCACCTGCTCGGACAGCACCGGCACGACGTGGGTGTGCGTCGCGTCGCCACCGAACGACAGCGACACGTCGGCGCCGGCACCGACGTGCCCCGACGCCGGCGCAGCCGCACCACGCCGAGCAGCCCCAATCCGGTTCCCAGCAGTGCGTACGTCGACGGTTCAGGGACGACGTCCATCGACTCGACGCGGATCGTCAGCGTCCCGCTCCCCCACGTGCCGTCCGGCGCGTTCGTGAAGTCGTCCAGTGTCTCGAAGAACTCGAACTGCAGCAGGCCATCGCCCAGCACGGAGAAGTCGGCGCCGGCCAGCACCAGGTCGAGCACACCGCCGGAATCGTAGCTCTTCGTCCCGGAGAAGGTGTCCAGTTCATCACCCACGAGGCCGAGCAATGCCGTGGCCGACGATCCGATCGCCACGTTCATGTGCGCGAGGAAGCTCGGCGCCGTCGCGGTCTGCGTGAAGCTCCAGCCCAGTCCAACGACGCGGGCGTTGGCACCCACGTTCAGCGTCCGGCGGACGTTCATCGGGTCACTGAACAATCCCCAGCTCTGGATGCCGCTCACGTCGAGGACGAAGTCCGTGGTGGTGGCCAGCGCGGCGGGCGGCACCGGTGGTGCAGGCGTGGATGCCTGTGCGGCGGCAACCGGTGCAACGGCCACCAGTGCGAGTGCGGCATGGACGACTGCGCTGCGAATGCCGGCGATCTTCGGGTGCATGGATCGACCTCGGGGGAGAGAGGGAGAGTGGCGAGCGCTGGATGCTCCCTCTCTCTCGCCGAATCCGTCCGGAAGCGGAAATGCCCGGCGCGCTGGCCCGAGCGGGCTCGACTATGGCAAGCGCGAGCCCGACGTCCCGACTCTCAGCGCGCTCCTGCGGCCTGCAGCCGGGCGACGCGCGAGCGCACCTCGGCGGCTCGCGCCGCGACCGGCGGATCGGCGCCGTCCCACAGGCGCAGCAGCTGCCCGTAGGCCGCGATCGCAGCCGGCCGGTCCCCACGAGTCTCATGGCTCTCGCCCAGTCGCCAGAGCACATGCGCGAGCCAGACCGGGTCGCTCGTGCCATACATCTTGTCCACGGTCCGGTAGCGCCGGTACCGCTCGTAGTACGTCGCCGCGGAATCGAACCGCGCGGCTGCGAAGTGTGCGTCCGCGGCAATGGCGTCGAGCCGGTCGGCCGACAGGCCGCTGCCGCCGGCCTGCTGTTGCCGCAGCAGCGTGAGCGCACTGTCCGGGTGCCCCGCGACCGTCGCGATGATCGCCCGCAGCGGCCGGATCAGGCCTGCGAAGCTCCGACGCGCCACGGTGTCGCGCAGCCGTTCCATCGAGTCCACCATCGCCCCGGCAAGGACCGGTCGCTTGGCAAACGCGTATCCGAGGGCAAGCGGGTAGTACGGACGATCCATCTCAGGCACCTGGTCCAGCGCATACCGCCGCCTCGCGCGCTCGATCACGGCGAGCGCCGAGTCGGGCTGGTCGAGCACACGCGCCAGCACGATGGCCTCGGAGGTTGCGTCCTCGAGCGCGAGCTGCGCCGGGGGGCTCCCGCTCATGGCGGCAGACTTCGCGCCGAGCGACGATGCGAGCGCCAGCTTGCCGCGCGTGGATGCGATCGCATTGCCGTTGATCAGTCCCATGAACTGTGCCGCGGGATTCCGGTCCTCGAGCTGCTGCTGCGCGACGCGTTCCGCCGCCGCGTAGTCACCGCGCAGCCACGGCAGCATCGGCTGCAGCGTGAGCAGGCGGGGCGAGAGCATGCCGGCGCGCATCGCCTGCGCCAGCCGGCCCTCCGCCTCCGCATCGCGCCCCTGCATGGCGAGCGCCGCGATCAGTGTCGCGGTCTCGTCGGCATCGAGCGAGTCGCGTGCTTCCGACGCCTGCAGCAGCTGCACGGCGCCGGCGTGGTCGTCCACGAACATCCGGAGCATCGCGAGCGGGCCGCGCACGCTGCCGGTGTCGCCGTAGATCATCGCCTGCCGATAGTACCGCTCTGCGGCCGCCGGATCGGCGCCGGCGCCGATGCCGAAGTGCTGTGCGGCCACGAACGCGGCTTCTGCCGGCGGCAGCTTGTCGCGCAGCCGGTAGGCCTGCGCGAGCGTCTGGGCCATGACGCTCCGAGGCGCACCCTCGGCGTACACCTCTGACAGCAGGACGTACGCCATCGCGAAGTTGCTGTCGAGCGCGATGGCCTCCTGCAGCAGCTGCATCGGGCGGGGGCTCCGCTCGCCACGCTGCAGAATTCCGCGCGCCTCGGAGTACTTCCGCAGCGCCTCGGGCGAAGTCGTCGTCACCCGCGGGAGCGACGGCGTTCCTGACACCAGGTCCTGGCGCTCGCCGAGTGCGACGCGAAGCTGTCGCACCATCGTGTCGGCGACGCTGAGCAGCGCCGTCGGTTCCCTCAGCGCGTGCTGCACACGGGCCAGCTCGCGTCCTGAATCGGCCGTCACGGCGCGCAGGGAGAGCTGGTAGCCCGTGGCCGTGCTGCCGATGATGTCGCCGCTGATCACGGTGGCGATCCCCTCGCGCTGCGCGAGCTCCCGCGCCCTGGCCACGTCGAGGGGCGTGCCCGGCATCACGGCCATCCGCCGCATCGCGTTCATCACGCGACGGTCGGTGAGGATGCCCATGGCCGGCGACTGCGCCATCGCCGCGCGGATGGCGTCCGTGAACATCATCGCCAGCACGCTGTCGCCGGCCGGCGCATCGAAGTCAGCGAGCACCACCGTGGTGCGCGGTGCAGCCGGTACGGCGTCCGGGGCAGCGGACGTCGTCCGGTACCACAGCGTCGCGCTCGCGATCATGATGCATGACGCCAGCGCCAGCTGCGAGCGCCGGTACCACGACGGTGGAGTGACAGGCGGCTGTGCCGCGCCGGGTGCAGGGGCTGGTTCGGCGGCGGTTGACGCGGCGGTCGTCGACGCGGACGTCGTCGTAGCGGCGGGCGTTGACGCGGCAGCCGTGACCATCGGTGTCGGAAGCGGCGTGCGATTTGTCAGCGCATCCACCAGTTCCGCCGCCGTCGGCCGATCCGCGCTCACCTTCCGCAGGCAGCGCATGACGAGATCGGCGAGCAGCGGGTCAGCATGCGGCGCCTTCGACAGGAGCGGAACGGGCGTCTCGTGGAGATGGCGCGCCACGATCTCGGGCCCGGAGCCTCCGGTGAACGGTGGGCGCCCGGCGAGCAGTTCGTAGGCCAGGATGCCGAACGCGTACACGTCCGCGCCAGCAGCCACGTTGGCGTCGCCGAGTACCTGCTCGGGCGCCATGTACGCGGGAGTGCCGATGGCGATGCCGGTGACAGTGTGCACCGTCTCGGGCAGCTCCGGCGTCGAGGCGGAGAGCGCCTTCGCGATGCCGAAGTCGGCCACCATCGCGCGGCCGTCGTCGGCCAGCAGGACGTTGTCCGGCTTGATGTCGCGATGCACCACACCCTGTGCATGGGCGAACGCGAGGGCGCTCGCGACTTCCTGCAGGATGCGGTGGGACACCTCGGGCGCCGGCGGCCCGCCCGCCTCGAGTTTCCGTCGCAGCGATCCGCCGGACACCAGCGGCATCACGTAGTACGCGTGGCCGTCAGCCTGCCCCGCGTCATACAGCGGAATGATGTTGGGGT
This window encodes:
- a CDS encoding protein kinase, translated to MIASDGSGASITPERWRLAAPILEAVLDLPPHARDAYIAQQCSDQPELAADVNALLAHALSSGDLLDSTAAEQFPALLPDARPVPPSIGARYVMHEALGAGGAATVYRAHDPTTRRDVAVKVLHSHLASASGRDRFLREVRIAANLSHPNIIPLYDAGQADGHAYYVMPLVSGGSLRRKLEAGGPPAPEVSHRILQEVASALAFAHAQGVVHRDIKPDNVLLADDGRAMVADFGIAKALSASTPELPETVHTVTGIAIGTPAYMAPEQVLGDANVAAGADVYAFGILAYELLAGRPPFTGGSGPEIVARHLHETPVPLLSKAPHADPLLADLVMRCLRKVSADRPTAAELVDALTNRTPLPTPMVTAAASTPAATTTSASTTAASTAAEPAPAPGAAQPPVTPPSWYRRSQLALASCIMIASATLWYRTTSAAPDAVPAAPRTTVVLADFDAPAGDSVLAMMFTDAIRAAMAQSPAMGILTDRRVMNAMRRMAVMPGTPLDVARARELAQREGIATVISGDIIGSTATGYQLSLRAVTADSGRELARVQHALREPTALLSVADTMVRQLRVALGERQDLVSGTPSLPRVTTTSPEALRKYSEARGILQRGERSPRPMQLLQEAIALDSNFAMAYVLLSEVYAEGAPRSVMAQTLAQAYRLRDKLPPAEAAFVAAQHFGIGAGADPAAAERYYRQAMIYGDTGSVRGPLAMLRMFVDDHAGAVQLLQASEARDSLDADETATLIAALAMQGRDAEAEGRLAQAMRAGMLSPRLLTLQPMLPWLRGDYAAAERVAQQQLEDRNPAAQFMGLINGNAIASTRGKLALASSLGAKSAAMSGSPPAQLALEDATSEAIVLARVLDQPDSALAVIERARRRYALDQVPEMDRPYYPLALGYAFAKRPVLAGAMVDSMERLRDTVARRSFAGLIRPLRAIIATVAGHPDSALTLLRQQQAGGSGLSADRLDAIAADAHFAAARFDSAATYYERYRRYRTVDKMYGTSDPVWLAHVLWRLGESHETRGDRPAAIAAYGQLLRLWDGADPPVAARAAEVRSRVARLQAAGAR